From one Formosa sediminum genomic stretch:
- a CDS encoding CmpA/NrtA family ABC transporter substrate-binding protein, with translation MKTLIKKSIFILPLAFLLGACGGKEKQQTVTEDVNTETSKTKALTIEKPQLTFGFIKLTDMAPLAIAKEKGFFEDEGLFVSVEAQSNWKNVLDRVIDGQLDGSHMLAGQPIAAGAGFGRQAELVTPFSMDLNGNGITVSNDVWSKMKPNVPKDSEGKPIHPIKAEALKPVIEEYRNSGKPFKMGMVFPVSTHNYEIRYWLAAAGIHPGMYTSENVQGQIDAEVLLSVTPPPQMPATLEAGTIYGYCVGEPWNQQAVFKGIGVPVVTNYDIWKNNPEKVFVMTKKFVEDNPNTAVAVTKALIRAGKWLDEPSNRAEAVKILSMSQYVGADEAVIANSMTGTFEFEKGDKRAMPDFNVFYKYNATYPFYSDGIWFLTQMRRWGQIHESKSEAWYGETIKDIYRPDIWKKAAGLLAEEGHIPASDIPETDGYKPATTDFIDGTVFDAKKPIEYINSFSIGNKDTSI, from the coding sequence ATGAAAACACTAATTAAAAAATCAATTTTTATTCTACCATTAGCCTTTTTGCTTGGAGCTTGTGGAGGGAAAGAAAAACAACAAACAGTTACTGAAGACGTAAATACAGAAACTTCAAAAACAAAAGCTTTAACTATTGAAAAACCACAATTAACATTTGGGTTTATAAAGTTAACAGATATGGCACCTTTAGCTATAGCAAAAGAAAAAGGTTTTTTTGAAGACGAAGGCTTATTTGTTTCTGTAGAAGCACAATCTAATTGGAAAAATGTTTTAGATCGTGTTATTGATGGTCAATTAGATGGTTCTCATATGTTAGCAGGTCAGCCAATTGCAGCAGGTGCTGGTTTTGGAAGACAAGCAGAATTAGTAACACCTTTTTCAATGGATTTAAATGGAAATGGAATTACAGTTTCTAACGATGTTTGGTCTAAAATGAAACCTAATGTGCCTAAAGATTCAGAAGGTAAACCTATTCATCCTATTAAGGCAGAGGCTTTAAAACCAGTGATTGAAGAATATAGAAATTCTGGAAAGCCATTTAAAATGGGGATGGTTTTTCCGGTATCTACGCATAATTATGAAATTAGATATTGGTTAGCAGCCGCAGGAATACATCCAGGAATGTATACATCAGAGAATGTTCAAGGGCAAATTGATGCAGAAGTTTTATTGTCAGTAACGCCACCACCACAAATGCCTGCAACCTTAGAGGCAGGAACTATTTATGGGTACTGTGTTGGCGAGCCATGGAACCAACAAGCGGTATTTAAAGGTATTGGTGTACCTGTTGTAACAAATTACGATATCTGGAAGAATAACCCAGAGAAAGTTTTTGTAATGACTAAAAAGTTTGTTGAAGATAATCCAAACACGGCTGTAGCGGTAACAAAAGCATTAATTAGAGCTGGTAAATGGTTAGACGAGCCATCTAACAGAGCGGAAGCAGTTAAGATTTTATCAATGTCCCAATATGTAGGAGCAGACGAGGCTGTTATTGCAAATTCAATGACTGGAACTTTTGAGTTTGAAAAAGGAGATAAGCGAGCTATGCCTGACTTTAATGTGTTTTATAAATACAATGCTACTTATCCATTTTACTCAGATGGTATATGGTTTTTAACACAAATGCGTCGTTGGGGACAAATTCATGAGTCTAAGTCTGAAGCTTGGTATGGCGAAACTATAAAGGATATTTACAGACCTGATATTTGGAAAAAAGCAGCTGGGCTATTAGCAGAAGAAGGTCATATTCCTGCAAGTGATATTCCTGAAACAGATGGATATAAGCCGGCAACTACAGATTTTATTGATGGTACTGTCTTCGATGCAAAGAAGCCTATCGAGTATATAAATAGTTTTTCTATAGGGAATAAAGATACTTCAATTTAA
- a CDS encoding Crp/Fnr family transcriptional regulator gives MALTASHISYQKLTPSGVSCGACTNSSCLIKRNISTLENSNFVNNKSTLQIKKGQQFIIEGAPVSGLYFVKQGKVKVFRTGIHGKEHIVRFANEGEIIGHRGFGTADSYSIGAIALEHTVLCCFSKQVLQDVLFENPHFSYDMMLFYANELNKSEAKVKSLSQMTVRERVADMLLYINRKFGAVNGFLNLPLSRKEYADYTGTSEEQVIRIFSALKKEKLIIARGKKIGISDIEGLKNEISAHNFFLDS, from the coding sequence ATGGCGCTTACAGCTTCACATATATCTTACCAAAAACTTACACCTTCAGGTGTGTCTTGTGGAGCTTGCACAAATAGTTCTTGTTTAATTAAAAGAAACATTAGTACACTAGAAAATTCTAACTTTGTTAATAATAAGAGTACATTACAAATTAAAAAAGGACAACAATTTATAATTGAAGGCGCTCCAGTTAGTGGTTTATATTTTGTTAAGCAAGGTAAAGTAAAAGTATTTAGAACAGGTATTCATGGCAAAGAACATATAGTACGCTTTGCAAATGAAGGCGAAATAATTGGGCATCGCGGATTTGGTACAGCAGATAGTTATTCTATAGGTGCAATTGCATTAGAGCATACCGTATTGTGTTGCTTTTCTAAACAAGTACTACAAGATGTTTTGTTTGAAAACCCTCATTTTTCTTATGATATGATGCTGTTTTACGCAAACGAGCTTAATAAAAGTGAAGCTAAAGTGAAGTCCTTGTCGCAAATGACAGTTCGCGAACGTGTTGCCGATATGTTGCTTTACATTAATAGAAAATTTGGTGCTGTTAATGGCTTTTTAAATCTTCCGTTAAGCCGAAAAGAATATGCAGATTACACAGGAACTTCTGAAGAACAAGTTATCAGAATTTTTTCAGCTTTAAAAAAAGAAAAATTAATTATTGCTAGAGGAAAAAAAATAGGAATTAGTGATATTGAGGGGCTTAAAAATGAAATAAGTGCTCATAATTTTTTTCTTGACAGTTAA
- the fsa gene encoding fructose-6-phosphate aldolase, which yields MKFFIDTANLAQIKEAQELGVLDGVTTNPSLMAKEGITGHDNILKHYVDICNIVDGDVSAEVIATDFEGMIKEGEALAELHEQIVVKLPMIKDGVKACKYFSEKGIRTNVTLVFSPGQALLAAKAGATYVSPFIGRLDDISTDGLNLIAEIRHIYDNYAFDTQILAASVRHTMHVIDCAKLGADVMTGPLSSIEGLLKHPLTDSGLAKFLEDYKKGN from the coding sequence ATGAAATTTTTTATTGATACAGCAAATTTAGCTCAAATTAAGGAAGCTCAAGAATTAGGCGTTCTTGATGGTGTGACTACTAACCCGTCCTTAATGGCAAAAGAAGGGATTACCGGACATGATAATATTTTAAAACATTACGTAGACATTTGTAATATTGTTGACGGTGATGTGAGTGCTGAAGTTATCGCTACAGATTTTGAAGGTATGATTAAAGAAGGTGAAGCTTTAGCAGAGTTACACGAGCAAATAGTTGTAAAGTTACCAATGATTAAAGATGGTGTTAAAGCGTGTAAGTATTTTTCTGAAAAAGGAATTAGAACAAACGTAACTTTAGTGTTTTCTCCAGGTCAAGCTTTATTAGCTGCTAAAGCAGGAGCTACGTATGTGTCTCCATTTATTGGTCGATTAGATGATATCTCTACAGATGGTTTAAATCTTATCGCAGAAATCCGTCATATTTACGATAATTATGCTTTCGATACACAAATTTTAGCTGCTTCTGTACGTCATACTATGCATGTTATTGATTGTGCTAAATTGGGTGCAGATGTTATGACAGGACCATTAAGTTCTATTGAAGGCTTGTTAAAACATCCACTTACAGATAGTGGTTTAGCAAAATTTTTAGAAGATTATAAGAAAGGAAACTAA
- a CDS encoding SDR family oxidoreductase, which produces MSKVVLITGGSSGIGKSIGEYLTEKGFRVYGTSRSPERYTSSKFPILKLDVKEVETISDCIQSLLDREDRIDVLINNAGVGITGPIEEIPLQEMKSHFDTNFFGPLEVIKAVLPQMRKQQSGLIINVTSIAGYMGLPYRGIYSASKGALELVTEAYRMELKSFNIKMTNVAPGDFATNIAAGRFHAPVKENSPYKTAYGNTLKLMDTHVDSGKDPKIMAEAIFKIINTPEPKIHYKVGEFIQKLSIVLKRVLPDKVYERMLLNHYKL; this is translated from the coding sequence ATGTCTAAAGTTGTATTAATAACAGGTGGTTCCTCAGGAATAGGAAAATCTATCGGAGAATATTTAACAGAAAAAGGTTTTAGAGTTTACGGTACCAGTAGGTCTCCAGAACGTTATACTTCAAGTAAATTTCCTATATTAAAATTAGATGTAAAAGAGGTAGAAACCATTTCAGATTGTATCCAATCATTATTAGATCGAGAAGACCGTATAGATGTTTTAATTAATAATGCAGGGGTGGGCATAACAGGGCCAATTGAAGAAATACCTTTACAAGAAATGAAAAGTCATTTTGACACTAATTTCTTTGGACCTCTAGAAGTTATTAAAGCTGTATTACCACAAATGCGTAAGCAGCAAAGTGGTTTAATAATTAATGTTACATCAATTGCAGGATATATGGGGTTACCATATCGAGGTATATATAGTGCAAGTAAAGGTGCTTTAGAATTGGTAACAGAAGCTTATAGAATGGAGCTTAAAAGTTTCAATATAAAAATGACAAATGTGGCACCTGGAGATTTTGCTACAAATATTGCCGCTGGACGTTTTCATGCTCCTGTTAAAGAAAATTCACCTTATAAAACAGCATACGGTAATACTTTAAAATTAATGGACACGCATGTAGATTCTGGTAAGGATCCTAAAATTATGGCTGAAGCTATTTTTAAAATAATTAATACACCAGAGCCTAAAATACATTATAAAGTAGGAGAGTTTATACAAAAGTTATCTATAGTATTAAAGCGTGTGTTGCCAGATAAAGTCTACGAGCGCATGTTATTAAATCATTATAAATTATAA
- a CDS encoding glutaminyl-peptide cyclotransferase, whose product MKASNILSIIFLGTTLFSCGSSSNDKKSDFSLQTNAPGNGISLHKDLNLSIKNPKNLQIDSVEYSINNVKIPSTSNLSQQKLGKQILKASVYTNGEIQTLTQPLLILNDKNPKVYTFELLNTFPHDITSYTQGLEFYKDTLYESTGQYKESKLRKVDYKTGTVFNNINLADEYFGEGLTVLHNKLYQLTWQKGTGFVYDASTLEKQSSFKYNNSKEGWGLCNDGKVLYKSDGTEKIWILDPETLEEKSYIQVYTNKGKIGRVNELEWIDGKIYANIYQKDGVAIINPKNGAVEGVIDFTPLKKKVTQHQGLDVLNGMAYNTKTQTLFVTGKRWDKLFEVTVKPKK is encoded by the coding sequence ATGAAAGCTAGCAACATACTCTCTATCATATTTTTAGGTACCACATTATTTTCTTGTGGCAGTAGCTCTAACGATAAAAAAAGTGATTTTTCTTTACAAACTAATGCTCCTGGGAACGGAATTTCACTTCATAAGGACTTAAATTTATCTATAAAAAACCCTAAAAACCTTCAGATAGACTCTGTAGAATACTCTATAAACAACGTAAAAATTCCCTCAACATCTAATTTAAGTCAACAAAAATTAGGAAAACAAATTTTAAAAGCATCAGTATATACTAACGGTGAAATACAAACTCTAACACAACCCTTACTTATTTTAAACGATAAAAACCCTAAAGTTTATACGTTTGAACTTTTAAATACCTTTCCTCACGATATTACCTCATACACTCAAGGTTTAGAGTTTTATAAAGATACTTTGTATGAAAGTACAGGACAATACAAAGAATCTAAACTTAGAAAAGTTGATTACAAAACCGGAACAGTATTTAATAATATAAATTTAGCAGATGAATATTTTGGTGAAGGATTAACTGTTCTACATAATAAATTATATCAATTAACTTGGCAAAAAGGTACAGGATTTGTTTACGATGCTAGTACTTTAGAAAAACAATCTAGTTTTAAGTATAATAATAGTAAAGAAGGCTGGGGACTTTGCAACGACGGCAAGGTTTTATATAAAAGTGATGGCACCGAGAAAATATGGATTCTTGATCCTGAAACCTTAGAAGAAAAAAGTTACATACAAGTATACACCAATAAAGGCAAGATTGGACGTGTAAACGAGTTAGAGTGGATTGATGGTAAAATTTATGCCAATATTTATCAAAAAGACGGTGTTGCAATTATCAATCCTAAGAACGGTGCTGTAGAAGGTGTTATTGATTTTACACCACTTAAAAAGAAAGTGACCCAACACCAAGGTTTAGATGTTTTAAACGGTATGGCTTATAATACCAAAACTCAAACACTATTTGTGACAGGAAAACGATGGGATAAATTATTTGAAGTAACGGTAAAACCGAAAAAATAA
- a CDS encoding acyl-CoA thioesterase — protein sequence MKTFELHVTVTKNDLDELNHVNNVRYVQWIQDVAKGHWQKAATPNMQEQYIWVVIEHHIFYKGEVLLGDELRLKTFIKKSAGVKSIRVVELYHNKTEKLLLHAETHWCLIHTQTKRPTRIPQDVKDIFI from the coding sequence ATGAAAACATTTGAACTTCATGTTACTGTTACAAAAAATGATTTAGACGAATTAAACCACGTTAACAATGTACGTTATGTACAATGGATACAAGATGTAGCAAAAGGCCATTGGCAAAAAGCAGCTACACCAAATATGCAGGAACAATACATCTGGGTGGTTATAGAACATCATATTTTTTATAAAGGCGAAGTACTTTTAGGAGATGAATTACGATTAAAAACATTTATTAAAAAATCTGCTGGTGTTAAGTCTATTCGTGTAGTTGAGTTATATCACAACAAAACCGAGAAACTTTTACTACATGCAGAAACCCACTGGTGCTTAATCCATACACAAACCAAACGTCCTACTCGTATACCTCAAGATGTTAAAGATATTTTTATATAA
- a CDS encoding S41 family peptidase, which translates to MQDLKPYFYILVMLFCFTNCAKDEDDFSVTASDINDFVWRGMNRYYLYKDYVPNLYDDRFATNTEYLNYLNNYSSPEDLFNSLLYNTDTEDRFSWITDDYIALEQYFSGETTTNGMEYGLVKLGVADVVFGYVRYVLPGTDAEAKGIKRGDIFNTVNGITLYYNSSSDTNIDLLEADSYTIGLATYNNQGTVTTEDDEVTSTSTEIDLVKSVYTENPIYDQEVFTINGKKIGYLMYNGFTGTDAFDSELNAVFGTFKSEGITNLVLDLRYNPGGSVSTATWLASMITGQFTGEVFVKEQWNSDWQTYFETQSPDDLLNPFVDVMEKVTTSNSVTFSETINHLNLNKVYVITSNNTASASELIINGLEPYIDVVQVGDVTVGKYQASRTVYDSPTFSKTEVNATHTYAMQPLIYKSLNANGKTDYYDGLDPDIYLKEDYGNLGVLGDVNEPLLAAALDDITGIGRRQTSSDVNTLEEISDSKSIHPFSDVMYVD; encoded by the coding sequence ATGCAAGATTTAAAACCCTATTTCTACATATTAGTGATGTTATTTTGTTTCACTAATTGTGCTAAAGATGAAGATGATTTTTCAGTAACGGCATCAGACATTAATGATTTTGTTTGGCGTGGGATGAATAGATACTATCTATATAAAGACTACGTTCCAAATTTATATGATGACAGATTTGCTACAAATACCGAATATTTAAACTATTTAAATAATTACTCTTCCCCAGAAGATTTGTTTAATAGTTTGTTGTATAATACAGATACTGAAGATCGTTTTAGTTGGATTACAGATGATTATATTGCTTTAGAGCAGTATTTTAGTGGAGAAACAACTACAAATGGTATGGAATACGGTTTGGTAAAACTAGGTGTAGCAGATGTGGTTTTTGGCTATGTTCGCTATGTATTACCCGGAACAGATGCTGAAGCTAAAGGGATAAAACGAGGTGATATTTTTAATACCGTAAATGGAATAACTTTATATTACAACTCGTCTTCAGATACTAATATAGATCTTTTAGAAGCCGATTCTTATACTATAGGATTAGCTACTTATAATAATCAAGGTACAGTAACTACAGAAGATGATGAGGTAACAAGCACTTCTACAGAAATAGATTTAGTAAAATCCGTATATACAGAAAATCCAATTTACGATCAGGAAGTTTTTACTATTAATGGTAAAAAAATAGGATATTTAATGTATAATGGCTTTACAGGAACAGATGCTTTCGATTCTGAATTAAATGCAGTTTTTGGAACTTTTAAAAGTGAAGGCATAACCAACTTGGTATTAGATTTACGTTATAATCCTGGCGGTTCTGTGAGTACAGCGACATGGTTAGCATCTATGATTACAGGGCAATTTACAGGCGAAGTTTTTGTAAAAGAACAATGGAATAGTGATTGGCAAACTTATTTTGAAACTCAAAGTCCAGACGATTTATTGAATCCGTTTGTAGATGTTATGGAGAAAGTAACCACATCTAACTCTGTTACTTTTAGTGAAACTATAAATCATTTAAATCTTAATAAAGTATATGTAATTACTTCTAACAATACAGCATCTGCTAGCGAATTAATAATAAATGGTTTAGAACCTTATATAGATGTTGTTCAGGTTGGAGATGTCACAGTAGGTAAATATCAAGCATCTAGAACAGTGTATGACTCGCCAACTTTTAGTAAGACAGAAGTAAATGCAACCCATACGTATGCAATGCAGCCTTTAATTTATAAGTCATTAAATGCAAATGGAAAGACAGATTATTATGATGGCTTAGACCCAGATATTTATCTAAAAGAAGATTATGGTAACTTAGGAGTGTTGGGTGATGTTAACGAGCCTTTATTAGCTGCTGCTTTAGATGATATTACAGGAATAGGAAGACGACAAACAAGTTCTGATGTAAATACTTTAGAAGAGATAAGTGATAGTAAATCTATTCATCCATTTTCTGATGTAATGTATGTAGATTAA
- a CDS encoding RNA polymerase sigma factor has product MTQSEFLKTVMPFKDKVYRLAKRLLVSNEEAEDATQEVLLKLWSNKKKMETYKNIEAFSMTMTKNLCFDKLKSKQAQNLKIVHSNYEDHKTSLQKQVETTDSLDWVGKIIETLPEQQRLIIQLRDIEQYDLDEICKMLNMKNTAVRVALSRARKTIREQLTNTHNYGIK; this is encoded by the coding sequence ATGACTCAGTCAGAATTTTTAAAAACTGTAATGCCCTTTAAAGATAAAGTGTATCGTTTAGCAAAACGATTACTGGTATCTAATGAAGAAGCAGAAGATGCAACACAAGAAGTGTTACTTAAATTATGGTCTAATAAAAAGAAAATGGAAACTTATAAAAACATTGAAGCCTTTTCTATGACTATGACTAAAAATTTGTGTTTTGACAAGTTAAAATCTAAACAAGCTCAAAATTTAAAAATTGTACATAGTAATTATGAAGATCATAAAACCAGCCTTCAAAAACAGGTTGAAACAACAGATAGTTTAGATTGGGTTGGAAAAATTATTGAAACATTACCAGAACAACAACGCCTAATTATACAATTAAGAGATATTGAACAATACGATTTAGATGAAATTTGCAAAATGCTGAATATGAAAAATACAGCAGTAAGAGTTGCTCTATCTAGAGCAAGAAAAACAATACGAGAACAATTAACTAATACACATAATTATGGTATTAAATAA
- a CDS encoding DUF4252 domain-containing protein: MTKKIILFALIMVLLPASMMAQSIFDKYSENPDVTYVNIKPKMFQMLAKLDISTDDPESQAYLNMVNSITSFKTIITDDKAIAADISKWMTSKKGGLDELMEVKDGGREVKFYVKEGRDADHVKELLIFVNGIGDLSKDANIEINGKNREIETVVALLTGDIDLNEISKLTSKMNIPGGEHLKNK; this comes from the coding sequence ATGACAAAAAAAATAATCTTATTTGCCTTAATAATGGTCTTACTTCCTGCAAGTATGATGGCACAATCTATATTTGACAAGTACAGTGAAAACCCAGATGTAACTTACGTTAACATTAAACCAAAAATGTTTCAGATGTTAGCAAAATTAGACATTAGCACAGACGATCCAGAATCTCAAGCCTATTTAAATATGGTTAATAGCATTACAAGTTTTAAAACTATAATTACAGACGACAAAGCTATAGCGGCAGATATCTCTAAATGGATGACTTCTAAAAAAGGGGGCTTAGACGAGCTTATGGAAGTTAAAGATGGAGGTCGCGAAGTAAAATTTTATGTGAAAGAAGGTCGCGATGCAGATCACGTAAAAGAATTATTAATTTTTGTGAATGGTATAGGTGATTTATCTAAAGATGCCAATATTGAAATTAACGGTAAAAACCGTGAAATTGAAACGGTAGTTGCACTTTTAACAGGTGATATTGATTTAAATGAAATCTCTAAACTTACAAGTAAAATGAATATTCCTGGTGGCGAACATTTAAAAAACAAATAA
- a CDS encoding DUF4252 domain-containing protein — protein sequence MKAQHSIFILAICFTLFLTSCNSTPTLQTYIVDHQEAPNFTTVDLPLSVLKVDQTKLNEDQKTAYNAIKRLNFLGYKKETTDSDTYLNEKTQVENILNDEAYNELMVINNHGGKFTLKYLGDDDQSIDELIVYGNAKDTGFGILRVLGDDMNPSQIMSLAKVLEQGDVDMSQVEGLVKFFN from the coding sequence ATGAAAGCACAGCACTCTATTTTTATTCTAGCAATTTGTTTTACTTTATTTCTTACAAGTTGCAATTCTACCCCTACACTACAAACTTATATTGTAGATCACCAAGAAGCTCCTAACTTTACAACGGTAGATTTACCTCTATCTGTTTTAAAAGTAGATCAGACTAAATTAAATGAAGATCAGAAAACAGCTTATAACGCTATAAAACGATTAAACTTTTTAGGCTATAAAAAAGAAACAACTGATTCTGATACTTATTTAAACGAAAAAACACAAGTAGAAAACATTTTAAACGACGAGGCGTATAATGAACTTATGGTCATTAATAATCATGGAGGAAAGTTTACGCTTAAATATCTAGGAGATGATGACCAATCTATAGACGAGTTAATTGTTTACGGCAATGCTAAAGATACAGGTTTTGGAATTTTAAGAGTATTAGGAGACGATATGAATCCATCGCAAATTATGTCTTTAGCCAAAGTTTTAGAACAAGGTGATGTAGACATGTCTCAAGTAGAAGGGCTTGTAAAGTTCTTCAACTAG
- the yajC gene encoding preprotein translocase subunit YajC, with the protein MGEGISSFLPFILMFVVVYFFMIAPQMKRQKKEKKFASELKRGDRVITKSGMHGKVVDLNDKDNTCVIETLAGKIKFERASISMEMSSALNKSEVTK; encoded by the coding sequence ATGGGAGAAGGTATAAGTTCATTTTTACCGTTTATATTAATGTTTGTGGTTGTGTATTTCTTTATGATTGCACCACAAATGAAACGTCAGAAAAAAGAAAAGAAATTCGCTAGCGAATTAAAACGCGGAGATCGTGTAATTACTAAAAGTGGTATGCACGGAAAGGTTGTAGACTTAAACGATAAAGATAATACTTGTGTAATTGAAACACTTGCAGGTAAGATTAAGTTTGAAAGAGCATCTATTTCTATGGAAATGAGTTCTGCTTTAAATAAAAGTGAAGTGACTAAATAA
- a CDS encoding DUF1573 domain-containing protein, producing the protein MKKMILGLGALCLIAFTACKEDASKKVNEENVAVAAERDANSSKFPKITFIETEHDFGTIESKTAVETVFEYTNTGEAPLVITNIASSCGCTVPQDWSKAPLAPGESGKFTVKFNGSGANNVTKTITVTSNTESGKDMVKIKAFVKPDPNSAVKPHLATPQIQS; encoded by the coding sequence ATGAAAAAAATGATATTAGGATTAGGCGCATTATGTCTAATCGCTTTTACAGCGTGTAAAGAGGATGCTTCAAAAAAAGTAAACGAAGAAAACGTAGCTGTAGCTGCAGAACGTGATGCAAATTCTTCTAAATTTCCTAAAATTACATTTATAGAGACAGAGCACGATTTTGGAACAATAGAATCTAAAACTGCTGTTGAAACTGTTTTTGAATATACCAACACTGGAGAAGCGCCTTTAGTGATTACTAATATTGCTAGTTCTTGTGGATGTACAGTTCCTCAAGATTGGAGTAAAGCACCATTAGCACCAGGAGAATCAGGTAAATTTACAGTTAAATTTAACGGTTCTGGAGCTAACAATGTTACAAAAACAATTACTGTAACTTCTAATACTGAATCAGGTAAGGATATGGTTAAGATTAAAGCTTTTGTTAAGCCTGATCCTAACTCGGCAGTAAAACCTCATTTAGCAACACCTCAAATTCAGTCTTAA
- the nusB gene encoding transcription antitermination factor NusB → MLNRRHIRVKVMQTIYAFKGGESGDFKNDQKFLINSLDDMYHLYLLQLSLLIEVQKRVEDHLDKSQLKHLATSEDKNPNKKLVNNEVLQLLKHNSLLQDTIRTYGVDNWTLDNEYVDVIYKAILASDLYKEYMQTRTSDFKADKHFIVDVFKEIIAPNEKLYDYLEDKNLTWLDDLPTVNTAILKLLRKSKPNVSESYFVPKLYKDLDDKEFAVSLFKKTILNTTKLNAEIDKKAKNWEAERIAQIDYILMQMAVCEIQNFPSIPVKVTINEYLEIAKEYSTPKSSIFINGILDKLVKEYQQNGTLNKVGRGLM, encoded by the coding sequence ATGCTTAATAGAAGACATATTCGCGTAAAAGTAATGCAAACCATCTATGCTTTTAAAGGTGGTGAAAGTGGAGATTTTAAAAACGATCAGAAGTTTTTAATAAATAGTTTAGACGATATGTATCATCTCTATCTGTTACAATTATCACTATTAATTGAGGTTCAAAAACGTGTTGAAGATCACCTTGATAAATCTCAATTAAAACATTTAGCAACTTCAGAAGATAAAAATCCAAATAAAAAATTGGTTAATAATGAAGTGCTTCAATTATTAAAACATAACAGCCTTCTTCAAGATACTATAAGAACGTATGGTGTAGATAATTGGACTCTAGATAACGAATATGTAGACGTTATTTATAAAGCCATATTGGCTAGCGATTTGTATAAAGAATACATGCAAACTCGTACCTCAGATTTTAAAGCCGATAAGCATTTTATAGTAGATGTGTTTAAAGAAATTATTGCACCAAACGAAAAATTATACGATTATTTAGAAGATAAAAATTTAACATGGTTAGACGATTTACCTACAGTTAATACTGCCATATTAAAATTATTGCGTAAAAGTAAGCCCAATGTTTCTGAGTCTTATTTTGTACCTAAGTTATATAAAGATTTAGACGATAAAGAATTTGCTGTGAGTTTATTTAAGAAAACCATCTTAAATACTACCAAATTAAATGCAGAAATAGATAAAAAAGCTAAAAACTGGGAAGCGGAACGCATCGCACAAATTGATTATATTTTAATGCAAATGGCCGTGTGTGAAATTCAGAATTTTCCATCTATTCCTGTTAAAGTTACCATCAACGAATATCTGGAAATAGCTAAAGAATATTCAACTCCAAAAAGTAGTATTTTTATAAATGGTATTTTAGATAAATTGGTTAAAGAATATCAGCAAAACGGAACTTTAAATAAAGTTGGAAGAGGGTTGATGTAG